The Microcoleus sp. AS-A8 genome contains a region encoding:
- a CDS encoding EAL domain-containing protein: MKKILVIEDEDFVRENILELLDVEGFEAIGAENGQVGLNLAKGIIPDLIVCDVMMPGLDGYGVLRAIRQDALTASIPFIFLTAKAAKADFRQGMELGADDYITKPFTRAELLGAITSRLKKQATLETLYNSELQQAKAEINYLIHHDSLTHLPNQLSLREQFKQVQSQDISNEKLVTVLSLDLDRFNQINDNLGQAVADVLLKAVAERIKTCVGSLGIVARLNTTQFAIILAFAQQDACSTQYKREVGNLAQTLLNSLSQTFELANQELFITASIGIALYPRDGTEIEQLLNHANTALTQAKQHGGNQYQFYSTAFNIGSSDRLALQSSLRHALERQELLLYYQPQVNLKTGQIVGAEALVRWQHPDRGLISPDKFIPIAEETGLIVPIGEWVLKTACQQTKVWQNAGFSHLRIAVNLSSRQFSQIDLRHQLVAILMETGLDPKYIELELTESMLVHNTEVAIRRLNALKSLGVEIAIDDFGTGYSSLSYLQQFPFDILKIDRCFIQNITDNPNNAAITKAIIEMAKTLNLKLMAEGVETEAELSFVCQNHCDGMQGYLFSRPLPSHDFEQLLKKNKRLPLPINSSK; the protein is encoded by the coding sequence ATGAAAAAAATTCTTGTGATTGAAGACGAAGATTTCGTCCGGGAAAACATCCTAGAACTTCTCGATGTGGAAGGATTTGAGGCCATTGGCGCAGAAAATGGTCAAGTCGGACTCAATTTAGCCAAAGGCATCATTCCTGATTTGATTGTGTGCGATGTGATGATGCCTGGATTAGACGGTTACGGCGTTCTGAGAGCGATACGTCAAGACGCACTCACGGCTTCGATTCCTTTTATCTTTTTAACGGCGAAAGCGGCGAAAGCGGATTTTCGTCAGGGAATGGAATTAGGAGCTGATGATTATATTACCAAACCGTTTACGAGAGCAGAACTCTTAGGTGCGATCACCAGCCGATTGAAAAAACAAGCTACTCTCGAAACCCTCTACAACTCCGAACTCCAACAAGCCAAAGCAGAAATCAATTACTTAATTCACCATGACAGTTTGACTCACTTACCGAATCAACTGTCCTTGCGAGAGCAGTTTAAGCAGGTACAATCCCAAGATATCAGCAATGAAAAATTAGTAACCGTTCTGTCTCTCGATTTAGACCGATTTAACCAGATTAACGATAACCTGGGTCAGGCTGTAGCTGATGTATTGCTCAAAGCCGTCGCTGAACGGATCAAGACTTGTGTTGGCAGCCTAGGTATAGTGGCTCGCTTAAATACCACTCAATTTGCCATTATCCTAGCGTTCGCTCAGCAAGATGCCTGTTCTACACAGTATAAAAGAGAGGTAGGTAATCTTGCCCAAACTCTCCTGAACAGCCTCTCCCAAACCTTTGAGTTAGCGAATCAAGAACTGTTTATCACCGCTAGTATTGGCATCGCTCTTTATCCCCGTGATGGTACAGAGATTGAACAATTACTCAATCATGCCAATACAGCATTGACTCAAGCCAAGCAACATGGAGGCAATCAATATCAGTTTTACTCCACTGCCTTTAACATCGGCTCTTCGGATCGTCTTGCTTTACAAAGCAGTCTCCGACATGCCTTAGAACGCCAAGAACTCTTGCTCTACTATCAACCTCAAGTAAATTTGAAAACGGGGCAAATTGTCGGTGCAGAAGCGCTCGTGCGTTGGCAGCATCCAGATCGGGGTCTTATATCACCCGATAAGTTTATCCCGATCGCGGAAGAAACGGGGCTGATTGTACCGATTGGAGAATGGGTGTTGAAGACCGCTTGCCAGCAAACCAAAGTCTGGCAAAATGCGGGTTTTAGTCATTTACGAATAGCCGTAAACTTATCAAGCCGTCAATTCAGTCAAATTGACTTGCGCCATCAGTTAGTTGCTATCCTCATGGAAACAGGACTAGACCCTAAATATATCGAATTAGAACTCACTGAAAGCATGTTGGTACACAATACAGAGGTGGCAATCCGGAGGTTAAATGCCTTAAAGTCTCTCGGTGTGGAAATCGCCATTGATGATTTTGGCACCGGATATTCTTCTTTAAGTTACTTGCAGCAATTTCCCTTCGATATCTTAAAAATTGACCGTTGCTTCATCCAGAATATTACGGACAATCCCAACAATGCAGCCATTACTAAAGCCATTATTGAAATGGCCAAAACTCTAAATCTTAAATTGATGGCAGAGGGCGTCGAAACCGAAGCAGAACTTTCTTTTGTTTGCCAAAATCACTGTGATGGAATGCAAGGTTATTTGTTCAGTCGCCCCTTGCCTAGCCATGATTTTGAACAATTACTAAAGAAGAATAAGCGTTTACCACTCCCCATTAACTCAAGCAAGTAG
- a CDS encoding response regulator: MKKILVIEDEQSVRENLLDLLDAEDFEAIGAADGKVGVELANTHLPDLIICDVMMPELDGFGVLTALRSSPVTETIPFIFLTAKSDKMDLRQGMSLGADDYLTKPFTRTELLGAISVRFEKKATLEKHSQKKLDELRNSITLSLPHELRTPLNVILGLSELLVEESDILERQEVGEMAQGIHKSAERLLRLIQNFLLYAELELMTTDSEQIQALQNGQVSSAASVIEEISIRQAHQAGREADLQLELQDSSVQIAKVRLEKIIEELVNNAFKYSLAGTPVRIFAAPMEQMFTLSVTDCGRGMTAAQIAQVGAYMQFERKLYEQQGSGLGLAIAKRLTQLLGGELTLESIPEKQTTVRVVLPI, translated from the coding sequence ATGAAGAAGATTTTGGTGATTGAGGACGAGCAATCCGTGCGAGAGAATCTCCTGGACTTGCTGGATGCTGAAGATTTCGAGGCAATTGGTGCGGCAGATGGCAAAGTAGGTGTTGAGTTAGCGAATACTCATCTGCCCGATTTGATTATTTGTGATGTGATGATGCCCGAACTGGATGGTTTTGGGGTCTTGACTGCCTTGCGCTCTTCCCCAGTTACCGAAACGATTCCCTTTATTTTTCTCACGGCAAAATCGGACAAAATGGATCTACGTCAGGGGATGTCTCTGGGTGCAGATGATTACCTGACGAAGCCATTTACTAGAACGGAATTACTGGGAGCTATTTCGGTTCGTTTTGAAAAAAAAGCCACGTTGGAGAAGCATTCTCAGAAAAAATTAGATGAGTTACGTAACAGCATTACCTTATCCCTGCCTCACGAACTACGAACTCCCTTAAATGTTATTCTTGGTCTTTCCGAACTTTTGGTAGAGGAATCGGATATTTTGGAACGCCAAGAAGTTGGGGAAATGGCGCAAGGAATTCATAAATCGGCTGAACGTTTATTAAGGCTGATTCAAAATTTTCTATTGTATGCAGAACTGGAACTCATGACTACAGATTCTGAGCAAATCCAGGCATTGCAAAACGGTCAGGTTAGTTCAGCAGCTTCAGTTATCGAAGAGATTAGTATTCGTCAAGCGCATCAGGCCGGTAGAGAAGCCGATTTACAGTTGGAATTGCAAGATTCTAGCGTTCAGATTGCCAAAGTTAGACTAGAAAAAATTATTGAAGAACTAGTTAATAATGCCTTTAAGTATTCTTTGGCAGGCACACCCGTTCGCATCTTTGCCGCTCCAATGGAGCAGATGTTTACTTTATCCGTAACCGATTGCGGCAGAGGAATGACAGCCGCGCAAATTGCTCAAGTAGGAGCGTATATGCAATTTGAGCGTAAACTTTACGAACAACAAGGTTCAGGCTTAGGACTGGCGATTGCTAAACGCCTGACTCAACTGCTAGGTGGAGAATTAACCCTGGAGAGCATACCCGAAAAACAAACCACGGTGAGAGTTGTGCTGCCGATTTGA